From Bradyrhizobium sp. sBnM-33:
ATCGCGACCAGCGAGGGCATCATCAACGGCACATAGACCAGCCGGAACAATTGCAGTGTGGTGGCGCCGTCCATGGTGGCTGCTTCATCCAGTTCAACCGGCAGCTTGTCGGACGCCTGCTTCAAAACCCAGATCGCGTAAGGGGAGGCGATCGTCACCATCGCCAGGATCAGCGACCAGTGATTGTTCAACAGGCCGTAATTGCCCATGGTGCGGTACATCGGCACGGCGAGAAACGCCGCCGGGATAAAATAGGTGAACAGCGCCAGATTCATCACCCAGCGCCCGCCGGGGACGCGCAGCCGCGAGATCGAAAAGGCGGCTGCGGTCGCGATCATCAAGGTCAGCGCGCCCGCTGAAAGCGCGATCACCACCGAATTGAAGAACTGGATCCAGAAATCGCGCAGGAAATAATGCTGCTGGTGGAACACGATGCTGAAATTGTTCAGCGTCGGATGATCAGGCCAGAGTTTGCCGGAGAACGCATCTTCCTTCGGCGAGATCGCGAACAGGAACATGTGGTAGATCGGCACCATGGTCCAGATGAACACGGGAATGCCGATCAGCAGCAGTTTGGCTTCGGTGCCGACTTCGCGGAGTGTGGGCAGCTTCATCGCGACAACCGTTTCATCATGAAATAGACCAGGGGCAGCACCAGCGGCAGCGCGCAGACGATGGAAGCCATCGCGAGCGAGAGCTGGTCGAGCCGGAGATAGCGGATACCAAGCGTGGCGAGCACGTGGGTGAGGTCGGCGGGGCCGCCGCCGGTGAGCAGATATACGCTGTTGAAGTCGCCCAACGTCCAGATCATCGAGAGCAGCGTGCAGGTGATGTAGAGCGTCTGCATCGACGGCCAGGTGATATAGCGGAATTTCTGCGACCAGCTTGCGCCGTCCACCTCGGCGGCTTCGTAGAGATCGTGCGAGATCGCGAGTCGCCCGGTCATCAGAATCAACGTCCAGAACGGCAGCGATTTCCAGATGTGCACGCCGATCGCCATGGCGAGCGCGACGCTCGGATCGTTCAGCCAGTTCGGGCCGTCCTCGGCGGTGAACTTGAAGATCAGTTGGTTAATCACGCCCCATTCCGGATTGAGCATGAAGCGCACGGAAAGGATCGTCGGTATCGAAGGCACCGCCCACGGCAGGATGAACAGCACCGACAGCCATTTGATCCAGGTGCGCTGCTGGGCGAAGAAGCCCGACAAAAACAGCGCGATCGCCATTTTCAGATTGATGCCGACCAGGAGGAAGATCAGCGTGTTGACCGCAGCGCGCGCAAAAATCGGATCGTGATAGAGCGCGACATAACTCGCCGGATGCCGCGCCAGCCACAGCCCGTAGCCGACGGGGTAGACCACGAAGGCCAGGAACACCAGCAGATAGGGGGCGAGCAGCACGATGCCCCAGACTTGCGGGGTGGTCAGCCGGGCTGATAGCGGCGGGCTTGCTATCGCCTGATCGCCGGAAAGCGTGATTGCCATGGTCGTCCGTACTTACAAAAATGAGGCGGCCGCAAGCTGCGGCCGGTGTGTTCGTAACCTCTCCGCGCTTGCGGGGAGAGGTCGGATCGCTCTTGCGATCCGGGTGAGGGGGTACAGGACTTTCCGCGGGTTGCGCTCGCGGAGGGAGCCCCTCACCCCAACCCTCTCCCCGAGAAGGACGGGGAGAGGGAGGAGTGGCCCTGTGCTGTTCGTATTAACCCGCGACCTGCTTGATGCGGGCGATCAGTTCGTCGACGGCCTTGTCGACGGGCACCTTCTCGCTCACCACGCGGTTCATCGCCTTGGCCCAGACGTTCTCGTTGTTCAAAATCGTGAACTTCCAGTTCTTGGTGAAGTCGAACGGCGTGGTGCCGCCGGTGAACTGGTTATAGACCGCCTTACGATGCCGGTCAGCCTGCCAGAACGGGCTCTGCTGGCTGGCCGTCGTCACCGGGAACCAGCGGCCGAGCGCGCCTTCGATATAGGGCCGGATGTTCTCCTCCTGCAGCAGGAACTTGATGAACTCCTTGCCCTCGGCCTTGTTCTTGGCGACCGTGAACATCAGGCCGGTCTTGACGTCGGAGCGATACTTGATCGGCGTGCCGTCCGGCTTGTTGGGGAAGGACGCGGTGATGATGGTCTCATCGTAATTCTTCTTGCCGAGCGCGCGCTGCTCCGGCGTCAGCGCCGGGTTATTGGCGTCGTCGAGCCATTTCGCGGCGATCGAGATCGTGAAGTTGTGCGTCATCACGATCGTCTTGTTGTGGAAGGCGACGTTGTTGTCCGGATCCTTCCAGGTGGTGGAGGAGGGCGGTGTGCAGCCCTTGATGTAGGTGTCGGTGTAATCCTTCAGCGCCTTGATCAGGTTTTCCCGCACCTTGGGATCATCGACCAGGAGCTTGCCGTCGTCGTCGACCAGCTTGACGTTGTAGGCGTCCATGAACGTATAGAACGACTGGAACGAGTCGGTGGATTCCACGCCCATCGGCTGGCCGACGGCGTAAACGCGCTGACCGGTGGCCTTGCGGATTGCTGGTTGCACCTTGTTGCACCAGAACGACCAGTAGTCTTCCCATTTGGTCGGGATGTCGCTCTGCTTGAAGCCGGCCTGCTCCAGCATGTCCTGCCAGATCTGGACGTGCATACTCTGCTGCTTCAGCGGGAAGCCGTAATAGGCCTTCTTCTTGGCGACGTCGTTATAGAGCAGCGCGGTTTCCAGCGTGTTCGGCGCGAATGCGGACTTCATCGGCGTCAGGATGTCGCCGAGATCCTCGAGCTTGCCCTCGAACGCCCACTTGCCCTGCGCCTGCACGTCATAGCTGTCGGAATAGGCGACATCGGGCACGGTGCCGGAATCCAGCGCCGCCACCGTCTTCGGGATCATGTCCTGAATGGCGTATTGCGAAAGCTCGACCTTGATGCCGGTCTTGGCCTCGAATTTCTTGATCGCCTCTAGAAGCGCATCGTCTTCGGACTTGTAAAAGCCCTTGCCGAACCAGACCGTGATGGTCTTCTGCTGGGCGAGCGCGGGTGCAGTGGCGCAAAACAGGCCGACGGCAGCGACCGCGAGTGAAACTAATCTCCTGGATATCACATTGTTCTCCCTGAAAACGCCGGCTTGTTAACCGGTTGGATAAAAGACTAGCCCATGCGCGCGGCGCGATCCAGATGGGCGATGCAAACTTCTGTAGGGGAATATTCAGGGCGCAAATGCGGCAAAGATGTCTGCGCACGCGTAAGCGTTTTGGTTCAATCATTTTGGTTCAATCATTTTTGCGTCCTCCGATGCCGGAAGAACATGGCTGATCGACGGCTTGGCTCAGCGCTACTCAGCATCAAAGACGCTGCTGGGGGCAGCAGCAGATAGCATGCGCATATGCGGGGCAGTTAAAGACCCGCATATCGCTGCGCTCATCCGGGCTACGACCGTTCATCCCTAGCGATAGCCGACGCATCTCAGAAAACCCCGATCTGCGGCTTGGCAATCATCAGCCACATTATGATCGCAACGGCGGTGAACGCCGGAATGCCAAACGCAAACCACAGCCAGAAGATCCGGTGATATTCGTTCGGCAGCGGCTTGCCCTCTGCCGCTGCGATCACGGCGAGGTCGCGCAGGCGCATTTGCATCCATACCACCGGCAGCCACAGCGCGCCGGTGATGACATACAGCACGATCGACCAGAAGACCCATCCGTCCCAGAACGAATAGCCGACGTTTAGCACAAGCAGCGTGCCGGTGATGGGCTGCACGACGACGGCGGTCGCGGTGAAGATGAAGTCGGCAATCACGACGATGCGGGCGACGCCGGCGATCACGGTCGGCTTGCCGCCGAGGTGGGCCGCCAGCATGAAAAAGGCGATGCCCGCGCCCGTGCCGAGCAGCACGGCGGCGCCGACGACATGGAGATATTTGAGGACGAAATAGAGCATCATCGGTCCTCGAGCACCGCTAGCGCCGCGAAATGCAGGACGATGATCGGCCAGATCTTCAGCATCGGCCCCAAGGGGTCGGCCCAGAGCCGCGGCACCAGGATGGTACCGATGATCGCATACGCGAATGAGATGGCGATGGCCGCATAGAGGCCGTAGCGGCTGGTCGGCCTGTAGGCGATCGCAATTCCGATGACCAGATCGGCCAAGGCGCCCGCAATTATCGTCAGCGCGGCAGCCGTGCCTTCGACGCCGCCTTCGCCCATGAGGCCCATGCCATAACCCCAGCCCGGCCCGAGTGAGATTAAACCGGTCGAGATCCAGAACAGGGACAGAACGACAAAGATCGCGGGCTTGACCAGGTACATGCCGGCAAACCAGCGTTCCTGCACGGAGGCCGGCTCAGCGGCAAAGAATTCCGGAAGGCTTTTGGGCTGCAGCCCGAGCCGCTGCATGTCTTCGAGATTGCCAACGGCGCCGCGCACCATCTCGCGCTCGGCCGTGCTTCGTACGGGAGGCCGCCAGCCGAGGTACGAAATCATGTCGCCGAGCTTGTACATGAGGCTGGAAGCGAACTGCGGCAGGCGAATTTCCCGTGCGGGCGGCCAGCGGCACCAGCGGCGGATCAGCGCGACGACTTCGCCGAAGGAATAGCGCTGCGGGCCGACCAGTTCGACAACCTGCCGTGCCGGCGTGGCGGGGTCGAGAAAATGCTCCACGGTCCGTACGACGTCCTCCAGCAGGACGATCTGGAGCTGTCCCGTGTTCGGCATCACGGGAATGGCGGGCATCGCGGCCAGGCCTCGCATCAGCGCGCTGGCGCCATAGGCCGGGCGGCCGATCACCACTGCGGGCCGCAAGATGACCCAATCGAGATCGCGCTCCATCAGCGCCTTGTCGCCTGACAATTTCGATTGGGAAAAATCGCTCGGGGTTTCGCGGTCGACGCCGATGGCGGAAAAATGGATGACGCGACGGATCTGGAGCTGCTCGCAAGCGGCAAAGAGGTTCGCGATGCCGTGGTGATGCACCATTGACGTGGAGTCGCCCGGGCTGTCCTGGAGTACCCCTGCGCAATTCACGACCGCCTCGACGCCATCGAGATGCGGTAGCCAGTATGCGGGCGATGTCGCCTTGGAGATATCGACGTTGCCGCTCCTGCTCATCGAAACGACGGAATGACCGCGCGAAGTCAGGTAAGCCACGAGTGTCGATCCGATTAGCCCGGTCCCTCCTATAACAGCAATTTTCATGACCGGCTCCGCATTGAAAGTCACGCCTGTTTCCGCGAACGCAGGCTCCGAACGAATTCCTCCAGAAAGGGAAGCGCCTCAAACAACACGGAAGCCGACAAGAAACCGGCGACGAATTGCCAGGGCAGCGGGTGCTGCTTGAGAACAAGGTCATAGCGCGCAGCCTCGGGGCCAAGTCCCCACAGGCTGAGAAACTGCGGCCAATTTAACGCGATGACGATGAGCATGGCCGTGAGAGGCATCAGCTCGAGAAAACTATGCACATGCTGTTCGATGGGCGGGATGGTTCGCTTTTGGCTGGCGAATGTCGTGTCCCACCACGCCGTCAATTGATGCAGAACGAAGCAGACAATCATGATCGCGATGATGAGCGCGTTGATCTCAAAGAACATCGCCGCCATGAGGGGAATGCCTATCTCTGCCAACATCAACAGATGAAGCAGCGATTCCTTGTAGCCGCTCGTCAATTCGATCCGCATAGCGCGATGGCAGAGGTAATCGGCAAATCCGGCCAATAACCAAACCGGCAGGACAAAATACAACAATATCGTTTCGGCCGCGGCGGGATGAGACATCGGCTTTCCGGCTAAGCGGTCCTCGCATCACAGCGTATCGGGAGTGCGGACGGGCGAGGATTTGTCCTCATTCCTTAGTTCCTGCTCAGCCAGACGCCAGAATTCGTCCTCTTTGCCTTCGGGCTTGCCGTTGCGCTCCCAGATCTCATAGGCGCGCTTTTTGATTTCCTGTTCGGTTGGCTCGGTCATCAAAAGGTCTCCTCCATCCATCTCTGCACGGTAGCTGTCGCGCGGCTGATCTCAGCGATTGGGACGTCACGTCGAAGCTTGCGATCATCGCGAGGCTGCAACCTCCTTCACTGACGCATGCAGTCGCCATCGCGTCTACGCGCAGCGCTGCATGACGGCTTCCGTTCATTTCGGGATAAGCGCGCAGCGAGGAGCAAGGTTCCTGGATGAAACCGGGCTTAGGTTGGTTTTGGAACAAAGATATCGCAATCGACTAGGACTGCGGCAGCGCGCGCCGGCTTCCTATCGTCCCGGTCAAGGACGGCTCAAAACGAATTTGCCAATTCGATCTCTGCCTTAAGCGCCGCGATCCGCCGCTCGGCTTCCCGTGCCGTCAGGTTTTTCTCGAACAGTTTTGGCTGATAGGCCTCGGCGCTGAGCGTGCGCAGCGTCGCCAATTGGCGCGGCGTCATCGGCGCATCCACCTGGTCCGGTAGACGGGACATCTGGAACCTCAAAGAATCTTTGATTCGATCCAAACTCTTAACTTGAAATTTGTTCTTTATTTGTTCTTATGGGGTTCTACCGCAGCGAGGTGGCCCATGGACAACAAATTGAATGAAATTCGCAGAAAAATCAGGTTCTTACGGTCGGAGATGCTGAGCGCGGAGGATAACATCCGCAAACGGGTCAACCGGGATGAGGACTGTTCGGAAGCCGCAACGCGTCTGATGGCCATGCGGGCCACCATGGTCGGCCTCATCGGCGAACGGAACCGGCTTGGCGGCGAAGAGCGGCTGCTCAATGTCGATGAGCGGCTGAAGCTGGAGGTCCGTGCGGTCAGCAGGAAGCCCGCGATCGGGGCGCCTGGCCGCCGTGAGCGATGATCCCATTCAAGCCCTGCGCCGGTGGGTTGCCGAACTGGATCAGCTTGCTCGTCAGCTCAATCAATCCGGGCTGGATAACGCGCGGGCGCAGCTCCTGCTCGCGCGCAAGCGGGCGGAGTTGGAAGATTTCATCAACAGAGGCCGGCGATGTCAGGACCACTCAGATGGTACAACCCCAACGCAGATAACCCGCCGTGGCTAAAAGCCCTGGCGGAGGTTCGGATCAGGGCGACGCGGGAAGGATGGTGCCATGCCCACGTCCAGGCAATCGTTGTCGCGATCGATCAATATGCCGAAGCGGCGCTGGGCAATCGGGATTACTTTC
This genomic window contains:
- a CDS encoding carbohydrate ABC transporter permease, which encodes MKLPTLREVGTEAKLLLIGIPVFIWTMVPIYHMFLFAISPKEDAFSGKLWPDHPTLNNFSIVFHQQHYFLRDFWIQFFNSVVIALSAGALTLMIATAAAFSISRLRVPGGRWVMNLALFTYFIPAAFLAVPMYRTMGNYGLLNNHWSLILAMVTIASPYAIWVLKQASDKLPVELDEAATMDGATTLQLFRLVYVPLMMPSLVAIGTYAILLAWNEYLYAFLLLSRDTEITLPVALGNFLAADDSPWELLMTTGFIYALPPAAIYYAFKRYMVGGLTAGAVKS
- a CDS encoding carbohydrate ABC transporter permease, which produces MAITLSGDQAIASPPLSARLTTPQVWGIVLLAPYLLVFLAFVVYPVGYGLWLARHPASYVALYHDPIFARAAVNTLIFLLVGINLKMAIALFLSGFFAQQRTWIKWLSVLFILPWAVPSIPTILSVRFMLNPEWGVINQLIFKFTAEDGPNWLNDPSVALAMAIGVHIWKSLPFWTLILMTGRLAISHDLYEAAEVDGASWSQKFRYITWPSMQTLYITCTLLSMIWTLGDFNSVYLLTGGGPADLTHVLATLGIRYLRLDQLSLAMASIVCALPLVLPLVYFMMKRLSR
- a CDS encoding ABC transporter substrate-binding protein, producing MISRRLVSLAVAAVGLFCATAPALAQQKTITVWFGKGFYKSEDDALLEAIKKFEAKTGIKVELSQYAIQDMIPKTVAALDSGTVPDVAYSDSYDVQAQGKWAFEGKLEDLGDILTPMKSAFAPNTLETALLYNDVAKKKAYYGFPLKQQSMHVQIWQDMLEQAGFKQSDIPTKWEDYWSFWCNKVQPAIRKATGQRVYAVGQPMGVESTDSFQSFYTFMDAYNVKLVDDDGKLLVDDPKVRENLIKALKDYTDTYIKGCTPPSSTTWKDPDNNVAFHNKTIVMTHNFTISIAAKWLDDANNPALTPEQRALGKKNYDETIITASFPNKPDGTPIKYRSDVKTGLMFTVAKNKAEGKEFIKFLLQEENIRPYIEGALGRWFPVTTASQQSPFWQADRHRKAVYNQFTGGTTPFDFTKNWKFTILNNENVWAKAMNRVVSEKVPVDKAVDELIARIKQVAG
- a CDS encoding DUF2269 family protein; its protein translation is MLYFVLKYLHVVGAAVLLGTGAGIAFFMLAAHLGGKPTVIAGVARIVVIADFIFTATAVVVQPITGTLLVLNVGYSFWDGWVFWSIVLYVITGALWLPVVWMQMRLRDLAVIAAAEGKPLPNEYHRIFWLWFAFGIPAFTAVAIIMWLMIAKPQIGVF
- a CDS encoding SDR family oxidoreductase, which gives rise to MKIAVIGGTGLIGSTLVAYLTSRGHSVVSMSRSGNVDISKATSPAYWLPHLDGVEAVVNCAGVLQDSPGDSTSMVHHHGIANLFAACEQLQIRRVIHFSAIGVDRETPSDFSQSKLSGDKALMERDLDWVILRPAVVIGRPAYGASALMRGLAAMPAIPVMPNTGQLQIVLLEDVVRTVEHFLDPATPARQVVELVGPQRYSFGEVVALIRRWCRWPPAREIRLPQFASSLMYKLGDMISYLGWRPPVRSTAEREMVRGAVGNLEDMQRLGLQPKSLPEFFAAEPASVQERWFAGMYLVKPAIFVVLSLFWISTGLISLGPGWGYGMGLMGEGGVEGTAAALTIIAGALADLVIGIAIAYRPTSRYGLYAAIAISFAYAIIGTILVPRLWADPLGPMLKIWPIIVLHFAALAVLEDR
- a CDS encoding DUF2934 domain-containing protein, with amino-acid sequence MTEPTEQEIKKRAYEIWERNGKPEGKEDEFWRLAEQELRNEDKSSPVRTPDTL
- a CDS encoding DUF3072 domain-containing protein, which codes for MSRLPDQVDAPMTPRQLATLRTLSAEAYQPKLFEKNLTAREAERRIAALKAEIELANSF